A segment of the uncultured Desulfobulbus sp. genome:
TGAACCGTTTGACATAGGCTAGGTTTTCCGCGCCATGCCGGTAGATCAGATTGAACACCTGGTCGTTTTTGACCACGCCCAGATAGTAGAGATCCTGGCCGACAAAGAGCTTTTCCGGCACCGGCACCACCTTGTAGAGCCCGTCCTTGAAGATCAAAAGCAGGCGGTCGTACTCGGAACAGGCGATTTCCATGTCCTTGGTCGGGTCTTCCGCCTTGATCTTGTGGCCAATGAAGCCGGTTTCCCGGTGAAAGCCGACCGTCAAATTGGCCACCGCCGCTGCCCGGGCATCGATCTCGTCAAAGGCACTCAGCTCGGATCTGCGGGGAAACTCCGGTCCATACTTCTCCTTCACCCCCTGGAGATAATCGATGGTAAAGCCGACCATGTCCTTGAGATATTTCCTGATCTTGGCGATGGCTTTCTCGATCTCCCGCAGTTCTTTCTGCTGGCGGTTGATGTCGTAGCGGGAGATACGGCGGATCTTAATCTCCAGAAGCCGTTCCACATCCTCCATGGTCACCGGGCGCTTCAACTCGTCGGCAAAAGGTTGCAGGGAGACCGATACCGTGGTCTGTACTTCTTTGTAGTCCGTCTTTTCCTCGATCTGCTTGTAGAGCCGCTCCTCGATAAATATCTGCTCCAGCTTGCGCGCATGCCATTTCTCCTCAAGCCGGCCAAGCTCGATGTTGAGTTCCTTCTCAAGGTTGGCCACCAGTCGGTCGGTGTTGCGTCGCAGGACCTCCTCCACCTCCATCTGCCGCGGCATGTTGTCGGCAATGGTGATCAGGCTGGGAGAAACGGACATCTCGCAGTCGGTGAAGGCGTAGAGGGCGTCAATGGTCTCTTCGGCCATGATTCCGCGGGCAAGCTTGATCTCCACCTCCACCTTTTCGGCGGTATAGTCGTTGATCGAGGCAATCTTGAGCTTGCCGGCCTTGGCCGCCTTTTCCACCGACTCGATCAGGTTTTGGGTGGTGATGTTGTAGGGCAGCTCGGTGATGACGATGGTCTTGGAATCCGGCTGTTCGAGTTTTACCCGACAGCGGATCCGGCCGTTGCCGTGGTCGTAGTCCGAGACATCGATGATGCCGCCGCGGGGAAAATCCGGGTAGAGGGTGATCTCCTTGCCCTGGAGATAGTCGATCTGCGCCTCCAGCAGCTCGCCCAGATTGTGGGGCATGATCTTGGTGGCCATGCCCACGGCAATACCCTCGGCTCCCATGAGCAACAGCAGCGGAATTTTGGCCGGAAGCCGCACCGGCTCCTGCATTCGGCCGTCGTAGGAGTCGACGAACTCGGTCAGGTCCTTGTTGAACAGGGTCTCGCGCGCGAGCGGCGACAGGCGGCATTCGATATAACGCGGCGCAGAGGCGGAGTCTCCGGTGAAGATGTTGCCGAAATTCCCCTGACGATCGATGAGGTAGCCCTTGTTGGCCAGGTTGACTAGGGCATCGAAGATCGACTGGTCGCCGTGCGGATGGAGCTTCATGGTCTCGCCGACCACGTTGGCCACCTTGTGAAAACGGCCGTCGTCCATGTTGAACAGGGTCTGGAGAATGCGCCGCTGGACCGGCTTCAAGCCGTCATCCACATCGGGGATGGCACGTTCACGGATAACGTA
Coding sequences within it:
- a CDS encoding DNA topoisomerase IV subunit A → MSETTERERGKLHQLFDTNFLDYTSYVIRERAIPDVDDGLKPVQRRILQTLFNMDDGRFHKVANVVGETMKLHPHGDQSIFDALVNLANKGYLIDRQGNFGNIFTGDSASAPRYIECRLSPLARETLFNKDLTEFVDSYDGRMQEPVRLPAKIPLLLLMGAEGIAVGMATKIMPHNLGELLEAQIDYLQGKEITLYPDFPRGGIIDVSDYDHGNGRIRCRVKLEQPDSKTIVITELPYNITTQNLIESVEKAAKAGKLKIASINDYTAEKVEVEIKLARGIMAEETIDALYAFTDCEMSVSPSLITIADNMPRQMEVEEVLRRNTDRLVANLEKELNIELGRLEEKWHARKLEQIFIEERLYKQIEEKTDYKEVQTTVSVSLQPFADELKRPVTMEDVERLLEIKIRRISRYDINRQQKELREIEKAIAKIRKYLKDMVGFTIDYLQGVKEKYGPEFPRRSELSAFDEIDARAAAVANLTVGFHRETGFIGHKIKAEDPTKDMEIACSEYDRLLLIFKDGLYKVVPVPEKLFVGQDLYYLGVVKNDQVFNLIYRHGAENLAYVKRFTTPKFILNRDYRLFDEHKRSAILLLRIEKQGVRARVSLAPSSRAKYNAIEVEFDECLIKGVSAKGKRVASRAVRRVTDITGMAKKEPISPLGLPGFVDDEKKEE